The genomic stretch CAACCTGTGCTGCTATAGCACCTTCTCCTTCTGGACCTACAAAGTTTGTTGTAACACCAAATTCTGTGGCTGCTTTTTCCGTTCCTTTTAATACTGCCTGCCAGAAATCATGCTGGAAACCCTTTGCTACAATTTCTACCGTCATTTTTCCGCCAGAAGCTTCTGTTCCGCCGTTGGTCTGGGAAGCGTTCTCTTTGCTGCATCCTGTTAATAAGGTACCCATTAGAAACACTGCTGCAATCCCCATTGCTGCTACTCTTTTTAAGTACATAAAATATCCTCCTTCTATGTGGCTATTTATTATTAGCTCCTGGTCAGTATGCTCCTAAAAACTGTTGCCCAGGAGGTAAGTAATCATGATACTTCTTTATCCTTGCTACTGCTCTTCAATACTTTAATGTTCAAGTTAAGTCATCGTTTCTGTACGATAGTTTTAGCCTGCTATTCAAACGTCAGAAACGGATTATAGTTTGAATAACACTATCTGGTCTTTTTCTTAATTCGGTTGCGAACATCTGCATACACAGCTATGATTAATACGATACCGGTAATAAACAGCTGATAGTGAGGCTGTAATCCGATAAAAGGAAGTCCGACTTTGAGCACGCTCATAATAAATACGCCGATTAAGGTTCCTGCAACAGAACCAACACCACCTGCCAGTGAGGTTCCCCCAATAACAACACCTGCAATGGCATCCAACTCAAATCCATTACCTGTTCCCGGCTGTACAGTTGAATAAATCGCCACATAAGATACCGCAGCAATTCCTGCAAACGTACCGCTGATTACATAAGCTATGGTCTCCCACTTCATGATGTTTACACCGGATAATCTGGTAGCTTCTTTGTTACTGCCCAGAGCCAGTATGTATCTGCCGGTTTTGGTTTTCGTAAGTATTACAGCCATAATTACAGCTGCTCCTATGAGAAGCAGAAAACCAGAGGGAAATCCAGTTTCAAGGCCTCCTACGGGCCCTGTACGGAATAAGGATTTATACCAGCCGTCCTCATTGGTTCTTAGGGGAAAGGTAATACTCTTCGTTCCAGTTATTATTGAACCGAGACCTCTGGTTACCATCATGGTACCAAGGGTCGCAATAAAGGCTGGCAGCTTTAACACAGATACCATCAGTCCGTTAATCAGTCCGAAAGCTGCTCCGATTAATACGATAGCAATCAGGGCCAAAGGAAGCGGAAGCCCAAGCTCATAAAGAACCCCTCCCATTAAGGCTGAACATACCATTACTGTACCAATGGACAGATCAATACCTCCTGTTATAATGACAAAGGTAACACCAATTGCCAGAAAACCTATATAATAAGAAGAATCAAAGATACTGATCAATGTATTGGAACTACGAAAGGGCTGGCTGAAAATAGCGAAAAAGATATAGATTACGATTAAAGCCAGTACTGCAATTAATTTTTGTGTTCCTATATGTTTAATAAGAGACTTAAAGGAATTGATTTCGTTTTTCTCTGTTGGTTTCATGGTTTAATTAATCCTTTCTTTTCTTAAAGTTGCAGCATGCATAATTTTCTCCTGGCTGGCATCTTCTATCATGAATTCTCCGGCTATTCTTCCCTCACACATAACCAGTATTCGATCGCTCATGCGAAGAATTTCAGGTAGTTCCGAGGAGATCATTATAATGGATTTCCCCTGATTTACAAGATTGTTCATCAGTGCATAGATTTCGCTTTTGGCTCCTACATCAATTCCTCTGGTCGGTTCATCAAAGATAAGTATCTCACTGTCTTTTAAAAGCCATTTGGCGATTACTACCTTTTGCTGGTTTCCGCCTGAAAGGTTAACTACCAGCTGTTCTACAGAAGGTGTTTTCGTCTTTAGCATTTCTACATACTTCTGCGCATCCTTTCGGATTCTTCTGTCATGAATAAACTGACCGGAACAGTATTTCTCCAGTGCTGCCATAACAGAATTGTCTGCAACCGTCTTTTCTACAATAATTCCATATCGTTTACGGTCTTCTGATAAATATCCGATTCCAGCTTTTACAGCATCACAGGGATTTTTAATCGTAACTTTCTGATCTTTTATATAGATTTCGCCGCTGTCTATGGGGTCTGCACCAAATAAAGCCCTTGCAGTTTCTGTCCTTCCGGAACCCATAAGACCAGCAATCCCAAGTATTTCACCTTTTCTCAATGAAAAGCTTACATTCTGAACCATTTTACCTGCGTTTAAGTTCTTTACTTTAAGCACCACCGGTGCATCCTTTGCTACATTGCTGGTTTCTTTGGGGTCTTCATAGATAACCCTGCCTACCATCCGGCTTATGATATCATCTTTCGTACACTTTTCTGAAATCAGGGTGTCCACATACTCACCATCCCGCATAATGGTTACCCGGTCGGTTATTTGCTTTATTTCATCCATCCGATGTGAAATATATACTATTCCAAGTCCTTTTGCCCTTAATTCCCTGATAATCTTAAAGAGTTCTGTAATCTCCGTATCCGTCAGGGCTGCTGTAGGTTCATCAAAGACAATGACTTTGGACTCTGCAGAAATAGCTTTCGCTATCTCTACCATCTGCTGTTTTCCTACGGTCAGATTTCCCATAGTCTCCTTGGGATTAATGGAGATATTTAACTTATCAAAAAGCATCTGCGCCTGTCTGTTATTTTCTTTATCATCAATAAATCTGCCTTTTGTATTTTCTTTGCCTATGAACAGGTTCTGAGAAACAGTAAGATGATTCATCATATTAAGCTCCTGATGAACAATTACAATACCCGCATCCTGTGCTTCTTTCGGATTCTTAAACTCTATCTCCCTGCCCTCGAACCTGACAATCCCGGCATCCTTTGCGTGGATTCCTGTCAGAATCTTCATCAAGGTTGATTTTCCGGCTCCATTCTCACCCATAAGTGCATGAACCTCTCCTGCCCGTACTTCAAGGTTCGCTCCTCTTAAAGCGCTGACTCCGGAAAAGGCTTTATCGATTCTTTCCATGGAAATTAATACGTTCTCCATACATTCACCTTCCAATATGCTTTCTGTGCTTGTGTTTTTGCTTCTGTAAACACATTATAGTGTCTTTGCGGGAACAATTTAATAGAGAATTCTATAGAAAAAGGTTAAAATCTTACTTTCCTAAGATTTTAACCTTTTTCTAATATTTGATATGAACTTATTTTGATCAGGAACCAAACGAACGAATTACGAGTACAGGCTGTCCCTTGTCTTAAAGCTTGATATCCTGTGTCCTTTAATACATGAAAGGAAGCAAACTAACTTTATGAATTAATCAAACGGAAATAAAAGCTTTTGATTTAAGCTGGTATACATATTATCTTTTGTGATTAAGGTGGAGCCGGAATCTATAACCCTTTCTGTCCTTTCTCCTTTTATTAGTTTAATCGCACTTTCCACACCAAGGTATCCCATATTAAAGGATTTCTGAATTACAATCGCTTCGTATATCCCTTCCTCCAGATATTTTATCTGTTCCGTGGCATTATCAAAGCCAATAACTTTAATACAATTCTCCAGTCCCATTTCTTTAATAGCTGCCCCGGCTCCTACTGATGCATACTGATTCAAACCGGCTATTACAGATATATCTGGATGTTTCTTGACCATTTCCTTTGTTAGTTCCTTGGCCTTTTCTGTATCCGAATCGCAATAAGTTATCTCTGCGATCTTATCTTTGTCATCTGTAAGTCCCATTCTTATGCCATTTTCCCGGTCAATCGCTGTGGAGGTTCCTTTAACATGGCTGATAATGCCTATTTCCTTACCATCTTTTAACAGCCTTTTCATAAGGGCTCCCATACGGATTCCAGCCTTATAGTTATCCGTCGCTATCACTGCATCGGCAAAATCACCTTGAACCGTCGAGTCTATGAGCACAAGCTTGATATTGTTAGAGACTACGGCTTTTGCTGCCTCAACCGTCTTGATATAATCGGCCGCAGCCAGAACAATGGCTCCGGGTTTCCGATTAATCGCTTCTTCAATTAATTGGTTCTGCTTGCTGTAATCATCTTCCTTCTCAGCTCCCCAGATAACTATCTGCGCGTTGTATTCCATTGCAGCTAAGTTAGCACCCTCCATAACAGACTGCCAAAACCCATTGTCCTCGTCAAGACTCTTAACAATACAGATAATTTCTATGGGCTTTTCTTGGTGCAGCATAATTTTAGAGAGAAACATTCCGGTACACAGAAACAGTATCGTCAAAGCAATTATCTGTGGGTATTGAAAGAACTTTTTCTTTTTAGTCGTTATTTGATAACTCTTCATCCGGTACACCTCCCTCCACTTTCGGCAGATAGATGCTTACGGTAGTTCCGATACCGGGAGTACTTTCATACTGTAAGCCGTATTGCTCCCCATAGTAAAGCTTCAATCTGCGGTTAACATTCTCAACGGCTACTCCATTGCTTTTACCGGACTTATCCTTTTTATCGAAAATATGTTTCAGGGTATCCTCCTCCATGCCGATTCCATTATCAATGACCTGTAAAAGGATACCCTCCTTGGTTTCTTCTCCGCGTATTATTACTGTTCCTTTTGTTTCCCTGTATTTAATACCATGATAAATGGCATTCTCCACCAGGGGCTGAAGAATTAATTTTACCATACGGCAGGAGTATATTAGCGGATTAACCGAAATTTCAAAGGATAGTTGATCTCTGTAACGCATTTTCTGGATGATAAGATAACTTCTGGCATAATCTACTTCATTTTCTATGGTAACAAATTCCACTTCATTGCTGATACTCTGCCGCAGCAGCTTCGCAAGGGTTGCCGTCATTATTACCACTTCTTTGTTATTTCCGCCTTCACCCATCCATACAATAGAATCCAGGGTATTATAAAGGAAATGAGGATTAATCTGTGCCTGTAAGGCTCTGAGCTCCAGCTTATACTTTTCCTTCTGGCTTCTGCTCTTATCCTCCATAAGGTTCTGAAGCTCATCGGTCATGGCATAGAAGGACTTATGAAGCATTCCAATCTCTCCTTCCCCCCAATCCTTCCGAGGTATCTTGTCGAAATTACCTTTTTCTACTTGCTTCATGGAATTTCTTAAATCCGTGATCGGTCGTGTCAGCTTATTCGAGAAAAGTACAGCTATTATAAGAGCTCCCAATAGCAGCATCAGAGCACTTTCCAGATAAATACTCTGGGTGGATTGCCTGCCAGGAAACAGTTCATTAATATTTGCCACTCCCACTACAGTCCAGCCAGTCTTTTCAGAAGTAGACATGGTATAGAGCTTTTCTTCACCGTCTACCGTTGTTATGAAATGATCCTTTTTGCAGGTAAGGATTTCTCCGATCTTTTCTTTTCTAAGCCCCGTATATATAAGCTGCTGCTTCGGATGATAGATAATTTCTCCCTGACTGTCGATAAGAAAGATATACCCTTTGTTGCCCATTTTGATATTCTGGCAGAGCTTTGTAATAGAACTATAATTTAAATCTACCAGCAGTGCACCGAGTATCTTTCCAGTTTCTTTGGTCCGAATCGCTTTACTTAAAGTTACAACCCATTTGTAATCATCAGAAATAAGGTTCTGAACATGGGAGGAGGATAACACACGTCTGCCATTACCTTCTATGGCCTTCTTATACCAGGTCATTTCCTTGATGTCCACATTACGGTTTAGCATTTGGGTACCATGATTTACTGCAAATTTATCATTTTCACCATAGACAACAATGTTATAGATATCTTCCCTCATACTAAGAATCGTTTCAAATTGTGACAGCATCCTTAAATATAATTCTGTATCCTTTTCACTATAGGGTTCTGTGGAAAGATACTCTCTCACATCCATATTCGTTACCAGCAGGGTCGAGATATTCTCCATATAACTGATATAAGCATCGATATCTGCATTCACCTGTCCAATTACTTGTTTCGTATATTCTGTGGAGTTCTCAATAACTGCTTTTCTGGTAACCCTCAAAGAAATTCCCAGAAATAAAAACACCGCGCACAGTATCAGCAAGGAAAATAAGAATATCATATTCATCCGGATACTCTTAAAGGGCTGCAGCAATCTGCCAAACCTTTTTCCTGGAAAAGCTTCTGTGTCGGGCTTAAACATGTACTCTCCCTTCCTTTCGTGCGAACTCCTTCGGTGTCATTCCGGTAATCTTTTTAAAGGTAATGGCAAAGTAATGGGGGTCCGCATAACCTGCCTTCTCTGCAATTTCATATACCTTGAGGGTTGTATTGGAAAGAAGCTCCATGGCAGCTTTCATTCTCCGCTTGGTTAAGGCTTCGATAAATGTTTCACCGGTGTACCTTTTAAAAATAGTGCTGAAATAACTCATGCTGATGGCAAGATCACTGCACATGGACTGCAGGGTTAAGTCCTCCTTCATATAATGTTCTTCAATATATTCTACTGCAATAATTGCCTGCTTCTTACTGAAACTATCCCTTTGCTCGGCTAAGACCTCTCCGATATAATAACAATACTCACAAAGAAGCTTCTCCACTTCCTCAAGGGTTTTCATGGTATATAAAAGCCTTAACAGATTATTCTGCCGTTCAGTAATTTCTTCGTCAGTAAGATTTAAACTATCCACCAGATTATTCAAAGCCACCATAATGTTCTGCACACAGATATAAATCCTAGCAGAAGACAAAACCAACTTTCGCAATCTGGATACAATTCCTTTCAGACTATCAGCAATTTCAGCTTTACTGTTCAGCTTAACTGCCAGCGTAAGTTTTCTGATATCATCACTGATTTCAATATTTCTGACCTTGTCCATTTCAACAAAATCTTTGATAAAAAGTACTCTGTCCTGCCCGTATAGAAATCGATATTCCAATGCATTCAACGCTCCTTCGTAGGATTTATGTACCCTATAAAGAAGATTGACGGGACTACCGATTCCCAATGTAACCCCTAACCCAAAATACTCCTTCATCATCTTTTTACTTGCTTCGTAGATGTTTTGCAGCTTCTCTAATAAAAAAGCTTCTGAAGCACCTGACAAAAGGAGGGTCGTATTATTCTGCAAATCCTGAAATACCAGTAGCTTATCGTCAGCAGAAGTCATCTCTTCCAGAATATTAAAAAGAACAAACTCCGGCAGATCTCCGGCAGCTTCCGGCATTGACGCAAGAAAATCCTCCGTATGTTCTGCCACCATAAGGGCAGTAATATAACATTCACCGCTGATATCCCGCTGCAACTCCTTCAGCTTCTCATGAAGCTTTTCTTCCGGCTGTTGTTTATGCAATCCCTTGACTAATTGATTTAAATACCTGGAACGTAATATTGGAAGATTCTTCTGATAAGAATCCGTAAGCTTGTGAAGACTCTCTTTCTTCTTTCTCTCTTCACTGATTGTTTCTTTTACACTTATAAGAATCTCATTTAGCTCGGCTACCGTAACAGGTTTAAGTACATATTCTACTACCTGGTATTTTACTGCCGTCTTGGCATATTCAAATTCATTATATCCGCTTAATATAATCGTCCTGGTATCCGTATGATTTTCATAGATATATCTGGCAAGCTCCAATCCATCTACAAAAGGCATACAGATATCCGTTATTACTAATTCAACATTATGTATGGAAAGGAATTCCATTGCTTCCTTGCCATTCTTACAGGTTCCCGCCAAATGATAACCAAGCTCTTCCCATTTCATGTTGGTACTTATGGCGTCTCGCACCAAAGCCTCATCATCTACCAGTAATACTTCAAACATTATAAACCTCCAAAATCCATCCCCGTTGTGATATCTCTACTACCAGTCTCCTTTATTACCTTATAACACTTTTAGGCATTCTTCAATAAAAAAGTAGAGAATTCCATACAAATTACAAATTTTTATGTTCAAAACGTTGCCTTTTTTTGTTTTTCATCCTTATTTTTTATAATATTTGCCATGTACTTCTACTCAAGAACAGAATTTTAAAGGCTTTATTGCCTATAACCTTTTTTACAGCATAATATTCAGATTTAAGCTCCTTATTCAGAATTGAGCTCCTTAACTTTCATGCTGTCCAACCATCTTTATTTTCTGAGTGGCAGTAAAAAAACGGAGGGATTCATTCTCCCTCCGTTTTTTACTCTACTGACATTATACTTTAATAATCAGATTAACCAATCAATCTTTTATGTTCAAAAAAATTACTTCTTTCTGTAACCGTAATATCATGTATTTAAACTTCCATCACTGCTTTTTTCATCGCGGTAACATAATCAGCTACTGGTTTTATACTATCCTTACCATAATGAGAAATGATTTTTACTATTGCGCTGCCAACAATTGCTCCATCTGAAACAGCTGCAAATTCCTTTGCCTGCTCAGGTGTTGAGATTCCAAAACCTACTGCACATGGAGTCTTTGTTACCTCCCGTACCATGGAAATCATGGAGCTGATATCCGTCTTGATTTCTGACCTGACACCAGTTACCCCCATTGAAGAAACACAGTAAATAAAACCTTTTGCCTGTTCTGCTATCATTCGGATTCGTTCATTAGAGGTAGGCGCAATCAGGGATATCAGATCTACCCCGTATTTTAAACAATCCACTTCCAGTTCTTCCTTTTCTTCAAAGGGAAGGTCTGGAACAATGATTCCATCTATGCCGCATTCCACACACCTTTTAAAGAATCTCTCCTTACCGTAGGTATAAATTGGATTGATATAAGTGAGATATACCAGTGGTACGCTTACCTTTCCTCTTACTCCTTTTACCATATCAAAGAGCTTATCCGTAGTACAGCCTGCTGTTAATGCTCTTTCATTTGCTTCCTGGATAACCGCGCCTTCCGCTATTGGATCAGAGAAAGGAATACCAATCTCTATAAGGTCTGCTCCTGCTGCTTCCATTGTAACAATTAATTTTTCTGTTGTTTCCAGATCAGGATCTCCCCCTGTTACAAAACTGATAAATGCTTTTCCCTGCTTAAATGCATTCTGAATTCTACTCATGAATATTTACCCCCCTGTATCTTGCAATTGCAGCCACATCCTTATCACCACGTCCTGATATATTGATTACTATTATTTTCTCCTTATCCATTTCAGGTGCCAACTTCCTTGCATAAGCTACCGCATGTGCACTTTCAATTGCAGGAATAATTCCTTCTGTCCGTGACAGATATTCAAAAGCTTTTACCGCTTCTTCATCCGTAATGGGTACATAGGAGGCTCTTCCTGTCTTGTAAAGCATGGCATGTTCCGGACCGATTCCCGGATAATCAAGACCTGCGGAAATGGAGTAAACAGGTGCTATCTGTCCGTCTTCGTCCTGACAGAAAATGGACTTCATACCGTGGAAAATTCCTTCCGTACCGTTTGCGATGGTCGCAGCATTTTTAGGATTATCGACACCAAGACCGGCTGCCTCACATCCAATCAACTGTACCTCCGTATCTTCTATAAACTCATAAAAGGCACCCATAGCGTTGCTGCCGCCGCCAACACAGGCGATTACCGCATCCGGAAGCCTGCCCTCCTTTTCCTTCAGCTGGCTCTTAATCTCTTTGCCTATAATTTTTTGAAAATCTCTTACTATTGTAGGAAAGGGATGGGGACCCATTACTGAACCAAGAACATACAGCGTGTCGTCTACTCTTCTGGTCCATTCCCTCATGGTTTCATTCACTGCATCCTTTAAGGTCTGGGTACCGCTGGTAACAGGATGAACCCTTGCTCCTAAGAGTTCCATTCGGTATACATTTAATACCTGTCTGTCCGTATCTTCCTTTCCCATAAAGATATCACATTCAAGTCCCATAAGAGCTGCAGCTGTTGCTGTTGCCACACCATGCTGCCCGGCTCCTGTTTCTGCAATAACTCTGGTTTTACCCATTTTCTTTGCAAGAAGCACCTGTCCTAATACATTGTTGATCTTATGAGAACCGGTATGGTTCAGATCTTCTCTTTTCAGATATATCTTTGCACCACCCAGATCTTCGGTCATCTTTTCTGCATAATATAACCTTGACGGCCTTCCTGCATATTCGCGGTATAACGTCTCCAGCTCAGATACATAAACCGGATCATTTTTATAATATTCATAGGCTTTATCCACCTCTGCTACTGCATTCATAAGAGTTTCCGGAACATATTGACCTCCAAACTCACCAAACCTGCCTTTTTTCATTGTTCTACCCTGATACGCCTTTGATTTTTTTTAAAATCGAAGGTGTACCTGCCGCTTTTAAAGCTGTACGCTAAAATACGGTATCCTTTCTATTATATTTAATTTCACAATACAAAGCTGGTATAAAAGTGTATGCCAGCTGTCCTGTTATCTTATTTCTTGATTCGTTTTGTCTGCTGTTCTTACCGCATGAATAAATTCCATAACCTTTTTTTCATCCTTAAAACCTTCTGTTTCCACTCCGCTGCTGATATCCACACAGTAGGGATGCAGCATTTCGATAGCCTTGGTTACATTACAGCTATTCAATCCACCAGCCAGATAAAATCTACCGAAATCCTTCGGCACCAGCTTCCAGTCAAAGGTTTTTCCAATGCCTCCATAATGTTCAGCAGCATAAGTATCAAGAAGGAAATAATCTGCCGGTAATTTTCGTCCTTTATCAAGATCCGCTTCCTTGGTTGCTCTAAGTGCCTTTATAATTGGGACTGCTTCCTTGGTGATACTCCGCAAAGCATCCATGTAATTTCTGTCCTCATCTCCATGAAGCTGAATACTATTGATGATCCTGACTTTAACCAAAGCAGCAATTTCTTCAATAGGAGCATTGACAAATACCCCAACAGAATGAATTCTCTCATCCAGCTGACTTTTCAGCTTTTGTGCTTCTTCTCTTGAGACTTTCCTTTTACTGTCAGCAAATACAAACCCGATATAGTCCGGTAGATATTTATTTACTATCCGAATGTCTTCCTCTCTTCTCAAGCCACATATCTTAACCTTAGTCATAAGATATCTCCTCTAAGCTCAGCCAGGGCAGCTTTTTTATCATTGCTTTTCATAAAAGTCTCGCCAATAAGAACCCCATTCACACCAGCTTCCTTTAAAACCCTGATATCATCAGGGGTCTTGATTCCGCTTTCTGCAACAAAAAGAATATTTTCAGGCACTAGTTTTCTAAGTCTTTCACTGGTTCTGATATCAACCTCAAAGGTTTTTAAGTCTCTGTTGTTCACACCAATAATACCAGCTCTCGCCTTCACCGCCCGAAAGACCTCTTCTTCATCGTGAGCTTCTACCAGCGCCGACAGTCCCAGTTCATGGCTTAAGTTCAGATATTCTTCCAGTTCTTTCTGGCTTAAAATGGCACATATCAACAGGACTGCATCTGCACCCAGTGTTTTTGCCTGATACAGCTGGTAGGCATCCACAATAAAGT from Anaerocolumna sp. AGMB13020 encodes the following:
- a CDS encoding ABC transporter permease — its product is MKPTEKNEINSFKSLIKHIGTQKLIAVLALIVIYIFFAIFSQPFRSSNTLISIFDSSYYIGFLAIGVTFVIITGGIDLSIGTVMVCSALMGGVLYELGLPLPLALIAIVLIGAAFGLINGLMVSVLKLPAFIATLGTMMVTRGLGSIITGTKSITFPLRTNEDGWYKSLFRTGPVGGLETGFPSGFLLLIGAAVIMAVILTKTKTGRYILALGSNKEATRLSGVNIMKWETIAYVISGTFAGIAAVSYVAIYSTVQPGTGNGFELDAIAGVVIGGTSLAGGVGSVAGTLIGVFIMSVLKVGLPFIGLQPHYQLFITGIVLIIAVYADVRNRIKKKTR
- a CDS encoding sugar ABC transporter ATP-binding protein, with amino-acid sequence MENVLISMERIDKAFSGVSALRGANLEVRAGEVHALMGENGAGKSTLMKILTGIHAKDAGIVRFEGREIEFKNPKEAQDAGIVIVHQELNMMNHLTVSQNLFIGKENTKGRFIDDKENNRQAQMLFDKLNISINPKETMGNLTVGKQQMVEIAKAISAESKVIVFDEPTAALTDTEITELFKIIRELRAKGLGIVYISHRMDEIKQITDRVTIMRDGEYVDTLISEKCTKDDIISRMVGRVIYEDPKETSNVAKDAPVVLKVKNLNAGKMVQNVSFSLRKGEILGIAGLMGSGRTETARALFGADPIDSGEIYIKDQKVTIKNPCDAVKAGIGYLSEDRKRYGIIVEKTVADNSVMAALEKYCSGQFIHDRRIRKDAQKYVEMLKTKTPSVEQLVVNLSGGNQQKVVIAKWLLKDSEILIFDEPTRGIDVGAKSEIYALMNNLVNQGKSIIMISSELPEILRMSDRILVMCEGRIAGEFMIEDASQEKIMHAATLRKERIN
- a CDS encoding substrate-binding domain-containing protein, with amino-acid sequence MKSYQITTKKKKFFQYPQIIALTILFLCTGMFLSKIMLHQEKPIEIICIVKSLDEDNGFWQSVMEGANLAAMEYNAQIVIWGAEKEDDYSKQNQLIEEAINRKPGAIVLAAADYIKTVEAAKAVVSNNIKLVLIDSTVQGDFADAVIATDNYKAGIRMGALMKRLLKDGKEIGIISHVKGTSTAIDRENGIRMGLTDDKDKIAEITYCDSDTEKAKELTKEMVKKHPDISVIAGLNQYASVGAGAAIKEMGLENCIKVIGFDNATEQIKYLEEGIYEAIVIQKSFNMGYLGVESAIKLIKGERTERVIDSGSTLITKDNMYTSLNQKLLFPFD
- a CDS encoding sensor histidine kinase; its protein translation is MFKPDTEAFPGKRFGRLLQPFKSIRMNMIFLFSLLILCAVFLFLGISLRVTRKAVIENSTEYTKQVIGQVNADIDAYISYMENISTLLVTNMDVREYLSTEPYSEKDTELYLRMLSQFETILSMREDIYNIVVYGENDKFAVNHGTQMLNRNVDIKEMTWYKKAIEGNGRRVLSSSHVQNLISDDYKWVVTLSKAIRTKETGKILGALLVDLNYSSITKLCQNIKMGNKGYIFLIDSQGEIIYHPKQQLIYTGLRKEKIGEILTCKKDHFITTVDGEEKLYTMSTSEKTGWTVVGVANINELFPGRQSTQSIYLESALMLLLGALIIAVLFSNKLTRPITDLRNSMKQVEKGNFDKIPRKDWGEGEIGMLHKSFYAMTDELQNLMEDKSRSQKEKYKLELRALQAQINPHFLYNTLDSIVWMGEGGNNKEVVIMTATLAKLLRQSISNEVEFVTIENEVDYARSYLIIQKMRYRDQLSFEISVNPLIYSCRMVKLILQPLVENAIYHGIKYRETKGTVIIRGEETKEGILLQVIDNGIGMEEDTLKHIFDKKDKSGKSNGVAVENVNRRLKLYYGEQYGLQYESTPGIGTTVSIYLPKVEGGVPDEELSNND
- a CDS encoding response regulator — its product is MFEVLLVDDEALVRDAISTNMKWEELGYHLAGTCKNGKEAMEFLSIHNVELVITDICMPFVDGLELARYIYENHTDTRTIILSGYNEFEYAKTAVKYQVVEYVLKPVTVAELNEILISVKETISEERKKKESLHKLTDSYQKNLPILRSRYLNQLVKGLHKQQPEEKLHEKLKELQRDISGECYITALMVAEHTEDFLASMPEAAGDLPEFVLFNILEEMTSADDKLLVFQDLQNNTTLLLSGASEAFLLEKLQNIYEASKKMMKEYFGLGVTLGIGSPVNLLYRVHKSYEGALNALEYRFLYGQDRVLFIKDFVEMDKVRNIEISDDIRKLTLAVKLNSKAEIADSLKGIVSRLRKLVLSSARIYICVQNIMVALNNLVDSLNLTDEEITERQNNLLRLLYTMKTLEEVEKLLCEYCYYIGEVLAEQRDSFSKKQAIIAVEYIEEHYMKEDLTLQSMCSDLAISMSYFSTIFKRYTGETFIEALTKRRMKAAMELLSNTTLKVYEIAEKAGYADPHYFAITFKKITGMTPKEFARKEGRVHV
- the trpA gene encoding tryptophan synthase subunit alpha, whose translation is MSRIQNAFKQGKAFISFVTGGDPDLETTEKLIVTMEAAGADLIEIGIPFSDPIAEGAVIQEANERALTAGCTTDKLFDMVKGVRGKVSVPLVYLTYINPIYTYGKERFFKRCVECGIDGIIVPDLPFEEKEELEVDCLKYGVDLISLIAPTSNERIRMIAEQAKGFIYCVSSMGVTGVRSEIKTDISSMISMVREVTKTPCAVGFGISTPEQAKEFAAVSDGAIVGSAIVKIISHYGKDSIKPVADYVTAMKKAVMEV
- the trpB gene encoding tryptophan synthase subunit beta, whose amino-acid sequence is MKKGRFGEFGGQYVPETLMNAVAEVDKAYEYYKNDPVYVSELETLYREYAGRPSRLYYAEKMTEDLGGAKIYLKREDLNHTGSHKINNVLGQVLLAKKMGKTRVIAETGAGQHGVATATAAALMGLECDIFMGKEDTDRQVLNVYRMELLGARVHPVTSGTQTLKDAVNETMREWTRRVDDTLYVLGSVMGPHPFPTIVRDFQKIIGKEIKSQLKEKEGRLPDAVIACVGGGSNAMGAFYEFIEDTEVQLIGCEAAGLGVDNPKNAATIANGTEGIFHGMKSIFCQDEDGQIAPVYSISAGLDYPGIGPEHAMLYKTGRASYVPITDEEAVKAFEYLSRTEGIIPAIESAHAVAYARKLAPEMDKEKIIVINISGRGDKDVAAIARYRGVNIHE
- a CDS encoding phosphoribosylanthranilate isomerase produces the protein MTKVKICGLRREEDIRIVNKYLPDYIGFVFADSKRKVSREEAQKLKSQLDERIHSVGVFVNAPIEEIAALVKVRIINSIQLHGDEDRNYMDALRSITKEAVPIIKALRATKEADLDKGRKLPADYFLLDTYAAEHYGGIGKTFDWKLVPKDFGRFYLAGGLNSCNVTKAIEMLHPYCVDISSGVETEGFKDEKKVMEFIHAVRTADKTNQEIR
- the trpC gene encoding indole-3-glycerol phosphate synthase TrpC, with the translated sequence MILDNIVAATRIRVEKDMERVSFEAMQKKARMLSTDTGFPFEAALRTEGITFICEVKKASPSKGVIAEEFPYVSIAKEYEKAGAGCISVLTEPDFFLGSDAYLTEIREEVSIPLLRKDFIVDAYQLYQAKTLGADAVLLICAILSQKELEEYLNLSHELGLSALVEAHDEEEVFRAVKARAGIIGVNNRDLKTFEVDIRTSERLRKLVPENILFVAESGIKTPDDIRVLKEAGVNGVLIGETFMKSNDKKAALAELRGDIL